CTGCAGGGATGAGTGTGAGGCTCTGGAGAACGACCTATGCCGCACAGAGTACACCATTGCCCGATCCAACCCACTCATCCTCATGCAGTTGGAGCTGCCTAACTGCAACCTGCTTCCCCATCCAGGCTCACCCGATGCTGCCAGCTGCATGCGCATTGGTGTGCCTGTCGACCATCTGGAGACATGTAAGTGGACCTTCTGTAGTCCATTATTTCTGTCTGGGAGTTGACACCAAGTTCCTTGTAAAACCCACTGTAATTAGATGCTAGTGAAATGAAGCCCAGCTTTCTAGTCCAGTCCTCAGAGACCCTCAGccagtttacatttttgttctgCTTTACATTCCAATACACCTAAGGCTTGTACAACTCAGATTACCCCGATCAGTTGTGTTGGGAGCAGAAGCGGAACAAATCAGCAGACAGGCCAGCAATCCTTAGCAATGAAGCATATTTTAAGTGTAGAACATGCAGTATGACTTACATGCACTCATTGTGCAAGGTCTGCTTACCTCTTGATCATCTTGATGTGGGATGAAAAGCATCTTGATTGTCTTGATATATGGCAAAAAGCAAGAATGACTTGCTGTTATGCAAGTGAATCAAGAGGGCCCTCTAGTGGTATAGGTGGATAGATATgggtcttctttttttttgtatttatccGGTGTAGTTCCAATAACATCACACAGTCTAACACTTTAGTCTTTCTCGTTTTGGACAGCTGTTTTGCAGCTGACTGTTCATTCCTCTAATTTTCAATCCTTGTGAAAGATTCTCCCCCAGATCACAGCTGCTATAATGGCAGTGGTGCTAATTACAGAGGCACAGTCAGTGTAACCAAGTCTGGGTACCAGTGCCAGCCTTGGAGTGCCCAGTATCCGCACAACCATCATATCACACCTGTGGAGTACCCGGAGCTTAGAGGAGGGCACAACTTCTGCAGAAACCCAGGGGGACAGATGGAAAGTCCATGGTGTTTCACACTTGATCCCCGTGTGAGGGTGGATCTCTGTGATATCCGTTCATGCAGTGAGTAGAACCTCCCACCAGTCATATCAAAAACAACAGCTCCTGACACCATGCATGCatgtaataattattaaaacatcTATGAATTTAAGAGCCATGAAAGCGCACACAGGTGAAATCACATCAAGCAGTGTTTCAACggtttacattgtgttaaattGCAGAGCCTCCAGAGAACGTGAAGAAGGAGATACTCTACATCCTCATCCCTAGTATCACCATCCCACTGGTCATTGCCTGTCTCTTCTTCTTGGTGTGCATGTGCCGTAACAAGCAGAAGGAATCAGTCGACACTCCTCCTCGCCGGCAGCTCTCAGCCTCTCCCAGTCAAGACATGGAGATGCCACTACTCAATCAGCACAAGCACCAGGTATTGCTTACATCAGAGAAATTAATTTTCTACTGCTACATTTTCTTTGTGAAATGATAAATCACAGACAGCACACTGCTTTGAACACAGGTTTGCTATACTGTATTTTCGATTAATAATGTCAACTAATTCAGTGTTGGTAATAGACAACATTAGGCTGTGGAGCTccctttaatttaattttacttaTTACAACAATAATGTAACTGCACTAATGGTAATGGTTTAGTAGCTGGAACATGAACATGCATGAACTTTTCTTCTCAGGGAAAGCTAAGAGAAATCAACTTGTCAGCTGTACGGTTCATGGAGGAGCTTGGAGAGGACCGCTTCGGAAAGGTCTACAAAGGTCACCTCTACGGCACGGCCCCAGGAGAGCAGACCCAGGTGGTGGCCATTAAAACAGTGAAAGACAAGGATGAGGGAAGTCTGCGGGAGGAGTTCCGTCACGAGGCCATGCTCCGTTCCCGCCTACAACACCCCAATATTGTGTGCCTTCTGGGTGTAGTGACCAAAGAGCAGCCCATGAGCATGATCTTTAGTTACTCAGGCCACGGTGACCTTCACGAGTTCCTGGTCATGCGCTCACCACATTCTGATGTGGGCAGCTCAGATGATGACAAAACGGTCAAGTCAGCACTTGAGCAGGCAGACTTCCTACACATAGTCACTCAAGTGGCAGCTGGGATGGAATACCTGTCCAATCACCACGTGGTCCACAAAGATCTTGCTGCTCGGAACATCCTGGTCTGCGATAAGCTCAACGTGAAGATTCTTGACCTTGGGCTGTTCCGGGAGGTGTACTCTGCTGACTACTACAAATTGATGGGCAGCAATCCGTTTCCCATCAGGTGGATGTCCCCGGAGGCCATCATGTATGGCAAGTTCTCTACCGACTCTGACATTTGGTCCTATGGAGTGGTGTTGTGGGAGATCTTTAGCTATGGCCTGCAGCCCTACTGTGGCTACTCCAACCAGGATGTAATTGAGATGGTGCGCAACAGACAAGTGCTCTCTTGCCCTGATGACTGCCCTTCCTGGATCTACACCCTCATGCTGGAGTGCTGGAATGAGTTCCCTGCACGACGGCCACGCTTCAAGGACATCCACGCACGCTTGCGCACCTGGGAAAGTTTGTCCAACTACAACAGCTCAGCACAGACCTCTGGAGCCAGCAACACAACCCAGACCAGCTCTCTCAGCACAAGCCCAGTTAGTAACATCAGCGCTGCACGCTATGTCACACCCAAAAAAGCCTCACCCTTCCCCCAACCCCAGTTTATGCCCATGAAGGGCCAAATGAGACCCATGGTACCACCCCAGCTTTACATCCCTGTTAATGGCTACCAGCCTGTGCCAGCCTATCCATACCTCCAGAACTTCTACCCCATGCAGATCCCCATGCAAATGCCCTCACAGCAGATGCACCCGCAAATGGTAGCTAAAGCAGGCTCGCATCACAGTGGCAGTGGCTCTACCAGCACAGGATACGTCACTACAGCGCCATCCAATGCCTCGGGGACGGAGAAGGCTGGCCTCCTGAGTGAAGACGCCAAGGCAGCCGAGGAGAACATGGCCGATGGTGCTTCCCAAAATGGCCTGCATAACGAGGACAATTCTGTTCCTGAAACAGAGCTTTTGGGGGACAATGGCATCCCACAGATTGATGACTGCGAGATGCATTCAGAGGCGTAGATGGCCAAGTAGGGCCTAATGACCGCGAGAGCTGTTCTGTGAAGTGTGACATTGTACCGTATGCCAGTTGAGcatcagtctgaaaaacagtgaagggaaatcatTGATTGTGGGGAAAACTGAATATTATTTATAGGTTTTTTGGCAGTCGCAAACACATGACTTTTTTCACCTTTTGGAGGCTGTACCTTCAGGACTGGTGACAGCTGTACCACTGAGCTGCCTTCAGATCTGTCTGCAATGAAGAATCTAACTCCTTACCTTTCTGCAGTTAGGTGGGTTGCTGACAAGACACAtggacagttttttttctttctttttttttttttaaatcaaacttGTTGCAAAGCCATTCAGAAGAATTTTTGTTCTTACTGTTGCTGTGCAACATGAAGCaattgtatctttttataaggAGTTCTGTACTTGCCACCCattaatgttttcagtgttctgttttgtttttacttcaaGACCATCATATAGGAAAGGTCAGGCAGTTTTAAGTTACCTAATGTGTATCTCCTGTTCTCAGTGAAATGAGTGACTTATCATGTTTACTGCGTTGAAGTTTGTTAATTGTGTCCCACTGAGTCTGAATGTGGCCGTGAGGTAATGGAGCACCAATTTTTAAGTGACTGGACGAAATCTATGCAACACTCTGTCACAAGACTGCCTTGAATACTATCGGCATGTAGAAACTTAAAGGTCAACAGATGTTGGTCCCAAAACATctgtctgaattttttttttatatagtgctttttaagGTTTGAAGCTCTGTTGTAAAGATTTGTAATTTATGTCATTGATTCTcttaaagaaaataagtgattcTTCTatgtttctttgtctctcttttaaatgattttgtttagcCAGCGATATtacttttaattttgtttaaaaccaGATACTTGCTTTTTATCAAGCTGTTATAACAGAACTTAATCGTATATTGTGTACATCCAGCGAAATGGAGTGTCAAATAAAGTGATATGTGACACACATTGTGGGTTTTCTTTTAGGCctctaaattttttttaaattcagcatGATTGGTTACTGGATTAACATTTTAGGGGAGCCTTGAAACATTGTTCAATTTCTTTATTCTCAGAAAAGGAACAATGTTCCTCATACAAAATAAACTGAATGTGCTGATAGGATATGTTCAAATAATAGGCAACACATTTGTTGTGATGACTTAAAACAATGTCTGTAACTGTCAAGACTAAAGACCACTCCTAATGCTGAAGCACAGGCGATGACTATACTCTGCA
The DNA window shown above is from Pygocentrus nattereri isolate fPygNat1 chromosome 18, fPygNat1.pri, whole genome shotgun sequence and carries:
- the ror2 gene encoding tyrosine-protein kinase transmembrane receptor ROR2 isoform X2, which encodes MGTERITRGILIHSFHIFILALCVLDASGSAAEVNLSESGEIEPLAEAQSGGLPTAEGYFLEFVEQPSNMTIMQGQAATLHCKVAGHPRPTIRWLKNDVPVVQEQGRISIRKTEFGSKLRIQDLDTTDTGYYQCVASNGLKVISATGVLYVRLGQSPTHGPDEATHEKGFCQPYRGIACARFIGNRSIYVESLQMQGESENRITAAFTMIGTSTQLSDQCSEFAIPSFCHYVFPLCEEGTRGPRQRQLCRDECEALENDLCRTEYTIARSNPLILMQLELPNCNLLPHPGSPDAASCMRIGVPVDHLETYHSCYNGSGANYRGTVSVTKSGYQCQPWSAQYPHNHHITPVEYPELRGGHNFCRNPGGQMESPWCFTLDPRVRVDLCDIRSCKPPENVKKEILYILIPSITIPLVIACLFFLVCMCRNKQKESVDTPPRRQLSASPSQDMEMPLLNQHKHQGKLREINLSAVRFMEELGEDRFGKVYKGHLYGTAPGEQTQVVAIKTVKDKDEGSLREEFRHEAMLRSRLQHPNIVCLLGVVTKEQPMSMIFSYSGHGDLHEFLVMRSPHSDVGSSDDDKTVKSALEQADFLHIVTQVAAGMEYLSNHHVVHKDLAARNILVCDKLNVKILDLGLFREVYSADYYKLMGSNPFPIRWMSPEAIMYGKFSTDSDIWSYGVVLWEIFSYGLQPYCGYSNQDVIEMVRNRQVLSCPDDCPSWIYTLMLECWNEFPARRPRFKDIHARLRTWESLSNYNSSAQTSGASNTTQTSSLSTSPVSNISAARYVTPKKASPFPQPQFMPMKGQMRPMVPPQLYIPVNGYQPVPAYPYLQNFYPMQIPMQMPSQQMHPQMVAKAGSHHSGSGSTSTGYVTTAPSNASGTEKAGLLSEDAKAAEENMADGASQNGLHNEDNSVPETELLGDNGIPQIDDCEMHSEA
- the ror2 gene encoding tyrosine-protein kinase transmembrane receptor ROR2 isoform X1, with product MGTERITRGILIHSFHIFILALCVLDASGSAAEVNLSESGEIEPLAEAQSGGLPTAEGYFLEFVEQPSNMTIMQGQAATLHCKVAGHPRPTIRWLKNDVPVVQEQGRISIRKTEFGSKLRIQDLDTTDTGYYQCVASNGLKVISATGVLYVRLGQSPTHGPDEATHEKGFCQPYRGIACARFIGNRSIYVESLQMQGESENRITAAFTMIGTSTQLSDQCSEFAIPSFCHYVFPLCEEGTRGPRQRQLCRDECEALENDLCRTEYTIARSNPLILMQLELPNCNLLPHPGSPDAASCMRIGVPVDHLETYSPPDHSCYNGSGANYRGTVSVTKSGYQCQPWSAQYPHNHHITPVEYPELRGGHNFCRNPGGQMESPWCFTLDPRVRVDLCDIRSCKPPENVKKEILYILIPSITIPLVIACLFFLVCMCRNKQKESVDTPPRRQLSASPSQDMEMPLLNQHKHQGKLREINLSAVRFMEELGEDRFGKVYKGHLYGTAPGEQTQVVAIKTVKDKDEGSLREEFRHEAMLRSRLQHPNIVCLLGVVTKEQPMSMIFSYSGHGDLHEFLVMRSPHSDVGSSDDDKTVKSALEQADFLHIVTQVAAGMEYLSNHHVVHKDLAARNILVCDKLNVKILDLGLFREVYSADYYKLMGSNPFPIRWMSPEAIMYGKFSTDSDIWSYGVVLWEIFSYGLQPYCGYSNQDVIEMVRNRQVLSCPDDCPSWIYTLMLECWNEFPARRPRFKDIHARLRTWESLSNYNSSAQTSGASNTTQTSSLSTSPVSNISAARYVTPKKASPFPQPQFMPMKGQMRPMVPPQLYIPVNGYQPVPAYPYLQNFYPMQIPMQMPSQQMHPQMVAKAGSHHSGSGSTSTGYVTTAPSNASGTEKAGLLSEDAKAAEENMADGASQNGLHNEDNSVPETELLGDNGIPQIDDCEMHSEA